A region of Thermosipho affectus DNA encodes the following proteins:
- the galE gene encoding UDP-glucose 4-epimerase GalE encodes MNILVAGGAGYIGSHVCKMLNEKGYNVIVLDNLSNGHREFAKYGKFIPGDISDKKLLDIIFEHYNIAAVMHFCAYIEVGESVINPYKYYENNVSNTLVLLNSMLKHNVNKFIFSSTAAVYGMPEKIPIKEDAPKNPINPYGKSKYMVEEILDDFDKAYNLKSIRFRYFNAAGADESGEIGEAHNPETHLIPLILDAALGKRESIKIFGTDYETKDGTCIRDFVHVNDLANAHIKGLEYLLKENKTDCFNLGSGNGYSVREVIEKVKEITNIDFKVEEIERRPGDPAYLIADNQKAKKILSWEPKYSLDDIIKTAWTWHKERYNGRTR; translated from the coding sequence ATGAATATTTTGGTTGCAGGAGGAGCAGGATACATAGGTTCACACGTTTGTAAGATGCTAAATGAAAAGGGATATAACGTAATAGTACTTGACAACCTATCAAACGGACATAGAGAATTTGCAAAATACGGAAAATTCATACCAGGTGATATATCAGATAAAAAACTTTTGGATATTATCTTTGAACATTACAACATCGCTGCAGTTATGCATTTTTGTGCATATATAGAAGTTGGAGAGTCTGTAATAAACCCATATAAATACTATGAAAACAACGTTTCAAATACACTTGTTCTTTTAAATTCAATGTTAAAACACAACGTTAATAAATTTATTTTTTCATCCACAGCAGCAGTCTACGGCATGCCAGAGAAAATTCCCATAAAAGAAGATGCCCCCAAAAATCCCATTAATCCGTACGGAAAGAGTAAATATATGGTAGAGGAAATTTTGGACGATTTTGATAAAGCGTATAACCTAAAAAGTATAAGATTTAGATATTTTAACGCAGCAGGAGCAGATGAATCAGGGGAAATAGGTGAAGCACACAACCCAGAAACACACCTTATACCGCTAATATTAGATGCAGCACTTGGAAAAAGAGAAAGTATAAAGATCTTCGGAACAGACTATGAAACAAAAGATGGAACATGTATCAGAGATTTTGTACATGTCAATGACCTTGCAAATGCACACATAAAAGGACTTGAATATCTTTTAAAAGAAAACAAAACCGATTGTTTTAACTTGGGAAGTGGTAATGGTTATTCTGTAAGAGAAGTCATAGAGAAGGTAAAAGAGATAACAAATATAGATTTCAAAGTAGAGGAAATAGAAAGAAGGCCGGGAGATCCTGCATATTTGATTGCAGACAACCAAAAAGCAAAAAAAATACTCTCATGGGAACCAAAATATTCACTAGATGATATCATTAAAACAGCTTGGACTTGGCACAAGGAGAGATATAATGGGCGTACTCGATGA
- a CDS encoding pseudouridine synthase, translated as MQKYLQLCGYARRKADIIIFSGRIKVNNKVVKEPWYEVKNSDVVSLDNQKLTSNNFEYYALHKPKGYVTTLYDPKEKKTIKEFFKDKPLKVAGRLDKDATGVLILTNDGELINILTSAKYRVKKVYIVKVKGKINFKELLTLKKGIWDNGEFLRLEYFEILDVGFNYSTVKVEMIKGKKHEVKRLFKNINHEVLELKRISHGPIDISFVPNPGDIKEIKGKLLKKLLKLKERKA; from the coding sequence TTGCAAAAGTACCTTCAACTTTGTGGATACGCTCGAAGAAAGGCAGATATAATTATATTTTCTGGAAGGATAAAAGTCAATAACAAAGTGGTTAAAGAACCATGGTACGAAGTTAAAAATAGTGATGTTGTATCTTTAGACAATCAAAAATTAACGTCAAACAACTTTGAATATTACGCTTTACACAAACCAAAGGGATACGTTACTACCCTCTACGATCCAAAGGAAAAGAAAACCATAAAGGAATTTTTCAAAGACAAACCATTAAAAGTGGCAGGACGCTTAGACAAAGATGCAACTGGTGTTTTAATTTTAACTAATGATGGAGAGTTAATAAATATTCTAACTAGTGCAAAATACAGGGTAAAAAAAGTTTATATTGTAAAAGTAAAGGGAAAAATAAACTTCAAAGAACTTTTAACTTTAAAAAAAGGGATATGGGACAACGGCGAATTTTTAAGATTGGAATACTTTGAAATATTAGACGTGGGATTTAATTATTCCACAGTTAAAGTAGAAATGATAAAGGGAAAAAAACATGAAGTAAAAAGATTATTCAAAAACATAAACCACGAAGTGTTAGAGTTAAAAAGAATCTCACATGGACCAATTGATATCTCCTTTGTTCCAAACCCAGGTGATATAAAAGAAATAAAGGGAAAGCTTTTAAAAAAACTATTAAAACTAAAGGAGAGGAAAGCATGA
- a CDS encoding HU family DNA-binding protein, with amino-acid sequence MSKKELVNKVAEKMPELKKKDIKAVIDAVFETITEALSNGEKVQLIGFGTFEVREAEERTGVNPRTREKITIPARKVPKFKPGKELKEKVNK; translated from the coding sequence ATGAGTAAAAAGGAACTTGTAAACAAGGTAGCAGAAAAGATGCCAGAATTAAAGAAAAAAGATATCAAAGCAGTTATTGATGCGGTTTTTGAAACTATAACTGAGGCTTTGTCAAATGGAGAAAAAGTTCAGCTTATTGGTTTTGGAACGTTTGAGGTAAGAGAAGCAGAGGAAAGGACAGGAGTTAATCCAAGAACAAGAGAAAAAATAACAATCCCTGCAAGAAAGGTCCCAAAATTCAAACCTGGTAAGGAATTAAAGGAAAAAGTAAACAAATAA
- a CDS encoding PD-(D/E)XK nuclease family protein yields the protein MKRAIITKLDENHFEYMANEMEKYYDPFSFLFIGPTGYYVRQISDKFSEKLGKTINRDAFRVINQYVVETLKLNNMDTVFFDRDFFKAFIASQIEEYIKNEKDDEYLEFLRTVSRSKGILNYILELFEKAWEIKVSSGDFLTPYYYEINQLLEKNEKISKLILNLLNDTSLIMQKSGNIFDQITTYKWYVEEYFEEKKKNLVLSGFFDIPPILKDVFKKMFKNFENVYFYVWEQINDRAFNQLNDIYNFLKSEGFKIEETIPHTLKLKDKTKVTSYKNSIVEIYEITGKIKELLINGKSPNEIAIVVPNFSIAKQFSEKLTEIGIPNNVNLQSKLSESKIVKILLQPIKTIYYNFETEDLLALIESPYIDTRQLTIEKIEKFFREFRMLDEKFSKEKIQEISAHIKQLEKIKDDDTYQDRMEKIEEYKVFIEILDNLLNLLEEVKNGITNDFITWFIEFIKFSIEKFDIFTNDKYLFEIKEEKNALIKFIEVLNNLKSYNLKINSWRTFYKILTSIINVEKYRFSERKENAIDIFDITQARFVRKKFKFFVNFTDAFYPNFDINPLILNVLSDPNKLRSFNEEIERRNVILSLIFSENNHISFPHSTLSGEPILPSTYATEFGEVKDIETSFYIIPQASKIYSEFDKNLYKAFNEERKLKLNVEWKSSLNVKKVSHSLISTYVNCPFKLFLSEKANVRNIDSDKSNLYIGIFYHRVLKRYFEEVVFELKKLVEEVYDEVFIEEFFQYSIPKSINIENYTKKLNEFLMHLHENVESKNIYQLEKTYMTKLRGNILAEARIDRIDKDKDSYTIIDYKKNSKNSDMGQLLLYDYIFKSNINKDFETTLLFLGIEDRKSYKIKRIKEKIYYNYYKSEKEIDYDIYLSWLDSILEKLTSGDITPIFVEQNNVKPFMMYLKDMGFKIQSKKRFCKSYAVSCHFYEICKNFEIYNNVKLVEK from the coding sequence ATGAAAAGAGCTATAATTACAAAATTAGATGAAAATCACTTTGAATATATGGCAAATGAAATGGAAAAATACTATGACCCATTTTCTTTTTTATTTATCGGACCCACGGGATACTATGTAAGGCAAATATCTGATAAATTTTCAGAAAAACTTGGAAAGACAATAAACCGAGATGCTTTTAGGGTAATAAATCAATATGTTGTTGAAACTTTAAAACTAAACAATATGGACACGGTATTTTTCGACAGGGATTTTTTTAAAGCATTTATAGCTTCTCAAATAGAAGAGTATATTAAAAATGAAAAAGACGATGAATATTTGGAATTTTTAAGGACAGTTTCAAGATCAAAAGGCATTTTAAATTACATACTTGAACTTTTTGAAAAAGCATGGGAAATCAAAGTTTCAAGCGGAGATTTTCTCACACCGTATTACTATGAAATAAATCAATTACTTGAAAAAAACGAAAAAATTTCAAAACTAATCTTAAATCTACTAAATGATACAAGCCTTATTATGCAAAAATCTGGAAATATCTTTGATCAGATAACCACATACAAATGGTACGTTGAAGAATACTTTGAAGAAAAAAAGAAAAATCTTGTTTTAAGTGGCTTTTTCGATATTCCACCCATCTTAAAAGACGTTTTTAAAAAGATGTTTAAAAACTTTGAAAATGTCTATTTTTACGTTTGGGAACAAATAAACGATAGGGCCTTTAATCAACTCAACGACATATACAATTTTTTGAAAAGCGAAGGCTTCAAAATAGAAGAGACAATTCCACATACACTCAAATTAAAAGATAAAACAAAAGTAACTTCCTACAAAAACTCTATTGTGGAAATCTACGAAATAACTGGAAAAATAAAGGAACTCTTAATAAATGGTAAATCACCAAATGAGATAGCAATTGTCGTACCAAATTTTTCAATTGCAAAACAATTCTCTGAAAAATTAACGGAAATTGGTATACCAAACAACGTTAATTTACAATCAAAACTATCGGAGAGTAAAATTGTAAAAATCTTACTCCAACCAATAAAAACCATTTATTACAACTTTGAAACAGAAGATCTTCTAGCATTAATAGAATCTCCATATATAGATACAAGACAACTCACAATAGAAAAGATAGAAAAATTCTTTAGAGAATTCCGTATGTTAGATGAAAAATTTTCAAAAGAAAAAATACAAGAAATATCTGCGCATATAAAACAACTTGAAAAAATAAAAGATGATGATACATACCAAGACAGAATGGAAAAGATAGAAGAATACAAAGTCTTTATAGAAATTCTGGACAATTTGCTCAATTTATTGGAAGAGGTCAAAAACGGTATAACTAATGACTTCATCACATGGTTTATTGAATTCATAAAATTTTCAATAGAAAAGTTTGATATATTTACAAACGATAAATACCTCTTTGAAATAAAAGAAGAAAAAAATGCACTTATAAAATTCATAGAAGTACTAAATAACCTAAAAAGTTATAATTTAAAAATAAACTCTTGGAGAACTTTCTATAAAATACTAACAAGTATTATAAACGTTGAAAAATACAGATTCTCCGAAAGAAAAGAAAATGCAATAGACATATTTGATATAACCCAAGCAAGATTTGTACGGAAAAAATTCAAATTTTTTGTTAATTTCACTGACGCATTTTATCCAAATTTTGATATTAATCCACTTATCTTAAACGTTTTATCTGATCCAAACAAATTAAGATCATTTAATGAGGAGATAGAAAGAAGAAACGTAATACTTTCGTTGATCTTTTCGGAAAATAATCATATATCATTTCCTCATTCAACCCTATCAGGAGAACCCATTTTACCTTCTACATACGCAACTGAATTTGGAGAAGTAAAAGATATTGAAACAAGTTTTTACATAATTCCACAAGCCAGCAAAATATACTCAGAATTTGATAAAAATTTATATAAAGCATTTAACGAAGAAAGAAAGTTAAAATTAAACGTAGAATGGAAAAGTAGTTTAAACGTAAAAAAAGTAAGTCACAGTTTAATCTCAACATATGTTAATTGTCCGTTCAAACTCTTTTTATCGGAAAAAGCAAATGTAAGAAACATAGATAGTGACAAATCCAATCTATACATAGGTATTTTTTACCACAGGGTTCTAAAAAGATATTTTGAAGAAGTTGTTTTTGAATTAAAAAAACTAGTCGAAGAAGTATACGATGAAGTATTTATAGAAGAATTCTTTCAATATTCCATACCAAAGTCGATAAACATAGAAAATTATACAAAAAAACTAAACGAATTTTTAATGCATTTACATGAAAACGTGGAATCTAAAAATATATACCAACTTGAAAAAACATACATGACTAAATTAAGGGGAAATATTTTGGCAGAAGCACGTATTGATAGAATAGATAAAGATAAAGATTCTTATACAATTATAGACTACAAAAAAAATTCAAAAAATAGTGATATGGGTCAACTTCTCTTGTACGACTATATCTTCAAAAGTAATATAAACAAAGATTTTGAAACTACGCTGTTATTTTTGGGAATAGAAGATAGAAAAAGTTATAAAATTAAAAGAATTAAAGAAAAAATTTACTATAACTATTATAAATCAGAAAAAGAAATAGACTACGATATTTACTTATCTTGGCTTGATAGTATACTGGAAAAGCTAACAAGCGGAGATATAACCCCTATATTCGTCGAGCAAAACAACGTAAAACCATTTATGATGTATTTAAAAGATATGGGATTTAAAATACAAAGTAAAAAAAGATTTTGCAAATCTTATGCCGTTTCTTGCCATTTTTACGAAATTTGCAAAAATTTCGAAATCTACAACAACGTAAAATTAGTAGAAAAGTAA
- a CDS encoding heme NO-binding domain-containing protein, with protein MKSFVMNIWINTWKRLYGESLVDSLINEFNVDLDILQSPINDVDDEMVIRFSRKLAEKTGKTFEKVWEETGYENIKSFHKYYPGYFKKDGILSFLSTMDMVHRALTRRIKGAKPPRIIYKYIDEKTAIVRYQSNRDFRSYFLGLVRGASDFFKDPITTEVLDQGTNNSTSFVEIRIKASKPYGKLIKLKSFRLVSFGILKNILKSNVIFLPLIVFIVSLLSSSFLSPVVSSIIVALSTFALSLPIVLDLKKGFSALKFEDLSSVTYVSGEENFEKITHELNKANEKIKELLISFQGDTEELLSFSSKTMSSIEVVEEQIDTMKELSSQVADTAVQISNDAERISDAVTSNVDTISQTISVQNEIVQNLNEAVENIISAAKSVENVSFNIENVSDDFEKIANESKELRKQADEIKEIADTVMSIAEQTNLLALNAAIEAARSGEAGRGFAVVADEIRKLAEESKESANKISDFLTKISSGIENLSVGVVSGYENLKAQTKALSESSKKSKESSQVISDITGHLNSLIESLNTEASKLEDITNSIQNLLAISEESSATAEEISASIQRFLTELRTVFDNVSKTISLLELIQENIEKIDI; from the coding sequence ATGAAGAGTTTTGTTATGAACATTTGGATAAATACTTGGAAAAGACTATACGGTGAAAGTCTTGTAGATTCTCTTATTAATGAATTCAACGTAGATTTAGACATACTCCAAAGTCCAATTAATGATGTAGATGATGAAATGGTAATTAGATTTTCAAGAAAACTTGCAGAAAAGACTGGGAAAACATTTGAGAAAGTTTGGGAAGAAACAGGATATGAAAATATTAAAAGCTTTCATAAGTATTATCCAGGGTATTTTAAAAAAGATGGTATTCTTTCATTTTTGAGCACTATGGATATGGTCCATAGGGCACTTACAAGGAGAATTAAGGGGGCAAAGCCTCCAAGGATTATATACAAATATATAGACGAAAAAACTGCGATTGTAAGGTATCAATCAAATAGGGATTTTAGAAGTTACTTTTTAGGGTTAGTGAGGGGAGCTTCTGACTTTTTCAAAGATCCCATAACTACGGAAGTGCTGGATCAAGGTACAAATAATAGCACTTCTTTTGTGGAAATAAGAATAAAGGCTTCAAAACCATACGGAAAGTTGATAAAATTAAAGTCGTTTAGATTGGTATCATTTGGTATTTTGAAAAATATATTAAAGAGTAATGTTATTTTCCTTCCGTTAATTGTATTTATTGTTTCGTTACTGTCTTCAAGCTTTTTATCACCGGTTGTTTCTTCGATAATAGTGGCGCTTTCCACATTTGCTTTGTCTTTGCCTATTGTTTTAGATTTAAAGAAGGGATTTAGTGCACTAAAATTTGAAGATCTTTCCTCTGTTACATATGTTTCTGGTGAAGAAAACTTTGAGAAAATAACACATGAGTTAAACAAGGCAAATGAAAAAATCAAAGAGTTGTTGATATCATTCCAAGGTGATACCGAAGAATTGTTGAGTTTTTCCAGCAAGACAATGTCATCAATTGAAGTTGTTGAAGAACAGATTGATACGATGAAGGAATTATCTTCACAGGTTGCGGATACCGCCGTTCAAATAAGTAATGATGCAGAAAGGATTTCAGATGCAGTAACATCAAATGTGGATACTATTTCACAAACGATAAGTGTTCAAAATGAAATAGTGCAAAATTTAAACGAGGCGGTTGAAAATATTATATCTGCGGCAAAGAGTGTTGAAAATGTATCATTTAACATAGAAAATGTAAGTGATGATTTTGAAAAAATAGCAAATGAAAGTAAAGAACTTAGAAAACAAGCAGATGAAATAAAAGAAATTGCCGATACTGTTATGAGCATAGCAGAACAAACAAATTTACTTGCACTTAACGCTGCAATTGAAGCAGCAAGAAGCGGGGAAGCTGGAAGAGGATTTGCAGTAGTTGCCGATGAAATAAGGAAACTAGCAGAAGAAAGTAAAGAATCTGCAAATAAGATATCTGATTTCCTAACAAAGATTTCAAGCGGTATAGAGAATTTGAGTGTTGGAGTTGTTTCTGGATATGAAAATTTAAAAGCACAGACAAAGGCACTTTCGGAAAGTTCTAAAAAAAGTAAGGAATCTAGTCAGGTGATATCGGATATTACCGGACATTTAAATTCTTTGATTGAATCGTTAAATACAGAAGCAAGTAAATTGGAAGATATAACAAATAGTATTCAAAATCTGTTGGCAATCTCAGAGGAAAGTAGTGCAACAGCAGAAGAAATAAGTGCATCTATTCAAAGATTTTTGACGGAATTAAGGACAGTCTTTGATAACGTAAGCAAAACTATTAGTTTGCTAGAATTGATACAAGAAAATATAGAGAAGATAGATATATAA
- a CDS encoding shikimate kinase has protein sequence MPLYIIGLPGSGKSAVGKILKEDFGYDIIDFDEILNLETGKRFNAILLSNGFVTLENLERKFLKRFKRFDEKIIVTLGLIAEKDRYKGKVVYIKVPKEKFIRRIKMVSDKFQNLDDLYEKFHFTFSKDADLVISSENKTKFDIAKIIDDFYRKSFRK, from the coding sequence TTGCCGTTGTACATAATCGGACTTCCTGGGAGTGGAAAGTCGGCTGTGGGTAAAATTTTAAAGGAAGATTTTGGTTACGATATAATCGATTTTGATGAAATTTTAAACCTTGAAACGGGAAAGAGATTTAATGCAATACTTCTTTCCAATGGGTTTGTTACTTTAGAAAACCTTGAAAGAAAATTTTTAAAAAGGTTTAAAAGGTTTGATGAAAAGATAATAGTTACCCTTGGTTTGATAGCGGAAAAGGATCGCTACAAGGGAAAGGTAGTATACATAAAGGTCCCCAAAGAAAAATTTATTAGAAGGATAAAGATGGTCTCTGATAAATTTCAAAATTTAGACGATTTGTATGAAAAATTTCATTTTACATTCTCAAAGGATGCGGATCTTGTTATTTCTTCTGAAAACAAGACAAAATTTGATATTGCAAAAATCATAGATGATTTCTATAGAAAAAGTTTTAGAAAATAA
- a CDS encoding UvrD-helicase domain-containing protein: MGVLDEIKSNINRNYFISASAGTGKTYTITHYYVEILNEYEKINYPEIVDEIVVATFTKKAASEMKERIFQLVKEKNSPYWKKIKNYLPRAIISTIDSFCQRILREENVNAKIDPNFTIISDLKMNKLIERSVYLTLKFVFQLYDYDKTDINLNISKLRKKQIEIILQSLKKNKNSIKKLFEIYQNIDEVENLLKYTLSNWRTEMKNATILEKLFETAKEESLALKAFKDMLLISKEIYEAFTVDNFEYDFKGILEKTLDILEDKNIRKKYQKRFKYIIIDEFQDTNYLQKELFDKLHTKENYLFYVGDRKQSIYRFRNSDVSVFLKTQNEFEENGEKILALKDNYRSNSELVKYFNFISKHKIFNKHIVQKTNNIDKYETFKVLEPNIYKKLWFDDEKDTSKPTIFCKGKVPSLNNKENGRIKYVIVSLDKKEKKEKKEALVAAYIIKKLVGKELTINVKNKCIDKKITYGDFAILRSRLSNAEGIYKEVFEAYNIPLHIVGGKSFYKQLEIQTILNALFAVQNPNNNYYFTRFFFSPLVLGKFKDYEKIVSEKKENETLFEAAKRIHKSHALEVLEKYAHLKYYIRPTEILKGLIKDLNYFEKLVYFKDKESAILNVKKLILEAENFDQLADSFSELIKLIQKIGDTNEAEASTEDETSESVKLMTIHASKGLEFKIVLLGDLFANLNTKNSKDLKFYNKKDKNYFMLTKIMDNLDKNTLELIKEFYLDEVYDETEVLRKIYVAITRASEMFIPIIFNENKENVAKYLKLSDDEIEELKKEIKSFEYVEINNVEIPTEQKKHTKEKEDIPQENLKDFSHLSYKSYISPTTLYGYLGNENEAKEEITLDLNEQTFKGSQIHRKLSNANTLSQLRYLEETGEIKVKLSHKIGHLFENSKILPEWRIVKPFFHKNRKYMLFGIPDKVIFKDNFIYILDFKNTKNLDDEKYIFQVNFYMYLLKDFGNVKEAYIISTKTGDMLKISYKEGFEEMIKKAIDNFEKVEK, from the coding sequence ATGGGCGTACTCGATGAGATTAAAAGCAATATAAACAGAAATTACTTTATTTCCGCATCAGCAGGTACGGGAAAAACTTATACTATTACCCACTACTACGTGGAAATACTAAACGAATACGAAAAAATAAATTATCCAGAAATAGTCGATGAAATAGTTGTTGCCACATTCACAAAAAAAGCGGCTTCAGAAATGAAAGAAAGAATCTTTCAACTTGTAAAAGAGAAAAATTCTCCATATTGGAAGAAAATAAAAAACTATCTGCCACGTGCAATAATTTCCACAATAGATAGCTTTTGTCAACGGATATTAAGAGAGGAAAATGTAAACGCAAAAATAGATCCAAATTTTACCATAATCAGTGATTTAAAAATGAATAAATTAATAGAAAGATCTGTATATTTGACTTTAAAATTTGTCTTTCAACTGTACGACTATGATAAAACAGACATAAACCTAAACATTTCAAAGTTAAGAAAAAAACAAATCGAGATTATACTACAAAGTCTGAAAAAAAACAAAAATAGCATAAAAAAACTTTTTGAAATATATCAAAACATAGACGAAGTAGAAAATTTGTTAAAATATACACTTTCAAATTGGAGAACAGAGATGAAAAATGCAACTATTCTAGAAAAGCTATTTGAAACTGCAAAAGAAGAATCACTAGCCTTAAAAGCCTTTAAAGACATGCTTCTGATTTCAAAAGAAATATATGAAGCTTTTACAGTTGATAATTTTGAATACGACTTTAAAGGTATTTTAGAAAAAACACTAGACATTTTAGAAGATAAAAACATAAGAAAAAAATACCAAAAAAGGTTTAAATATATAATTATCGATGAATTTCAAGATACAAACTACCTACAAAAAGAACTATTCGATAAATTACACACAAAAGAAAATTATCTCTTTTACGTAGGGGATAGAAAGCAATCAATATACAGATTTAGAAATTCAGACGTCTCCGTATTTTTAAAAACTCAAAATGAATTTGAAGAAAATGGTGAAAAAATCTTGGCACTAAAAGACAACTATAGATCAAACAGCGAACTTGTAAAATACTTCAATTTCATATCAAAACACAAAATTTTCAACAAACATATAGTCCAAAAAACAAATAACATAGATAAGTACGAAACATTTAAAGTACTTGAACCAAATATATACAAAAAACTATGGTTTGATGATGAAAAAGACACGTCAAAGCCCACTATTTTTTGCAAAGGAAAAGTTCCTTCATTAAATAACAAAGAAAACGGAAGGATAAAATACGTTATTGTATCACTAGATAAAAAAGAAAAAAAAGAAAAAAAAGAAGCGCTAGTTGCAGCGTATATAATAAAAAAACTCGTTGGAAAAGAATTAACCATTAATGTAAAAAATAAATGTATAGACAAAAAGATCACATACGGTGATTTTGCTATATTAAGATCCAGACTGTCAAATGCAGAAGGCATCTACAAAGAAGTATTTGAAGCGTACAATATTCCATTACACATAGTAGGCGGAAAAAGTTTCTACAAACAACTAGAAATTCAAACAATTTTAAACGCATTATTTGCTGTACAAAATCCAAATAACAACTATTATTTTACAAGATTTTTCTTCTCGCCACTTGTACTAGGAAAGTTTAAAGACTACGAGAAAATTGTAAGCGAAAAAAAAGAAAATGAAACATTATTTGAAGCGGCAAAGAGAATACATAAAAGTCATGCACTAGAAGTACTTGAAAAATACGCACATTTAAAATACTACATAAGACCAACAGAAATTTTAAAGGGATTAATTAAAGACCTAAATTATTTTGAAAAATTAGTCTATTTTAAAGATAAAGAATCCGCTATCTTAAACGTCAAAAAACTTATCTTGGAAGCGGAAAACTTTGATCAACTTGCAGATTCTTTTTCTGAGTTAATAAAGCTAATTCAAAAAATAGGTGATACAAACGAAGCAGAAGCTTCTACAGAAGATGAAACATCAGAAAGTGTCAAATTAATGACCATTCACGCATCTAAAGGTCTCGAATTTAAAATTGTCTTATTAGGCGATCTTTTCGCTAATTTAAACACAAAAAATTCCAAAGATTTAAAATTCTACAACAAGAAAGATAAAAATTATTTTATGTTGACCAAAATAATGGATAACCTAGATAAAAACACACTGGAATTGATAAAGGAATTTTACCTTGATGAGGTATACGATGAAACAGAAGTATTAAGAAAAATATATGTTGCAATAACGAGGGCTTCTGAAATGTTTATTCCAATAATCTTTAACGAAAACAAAGAAAACGTTGCAAAATATCTAAAATTATCAGATGACGAAATAGAAGAATTAAAAAAGGAAATTAAAAGTTTTGAATACGTAGAAATTAATAATGTAGAAATTCCAACAGAACAAAAAAAGCACACAAAGGAAAAAGAAGATATTCCACAAGAAAATTTAAAAGATTTTTCCCATCTATCGTATAAATCGTACATCTCACCCACTACATTATACGGATATCTAGGAAATGAAAACGAGGCAAAAGAAGAGATAACATTGGATTTAAACGAACAAACTTTTAAAGGATCGCAAATTCACAGAAAACTCTCAAACGCAAATACACTCTCACAACTGAGATACCTTGAAGAAACTGGAGAAATAAAGGTGAAACTTTCACATAAAATAGGACATCTTTTTGAAAATTCAAAAATCTTGCCAGAGTGGAGAATAGTAAAGCCTTTTTTCCATAAAAACAGAAAATACATGCTCTTTGGCATACCAGATAAAGTAATCTTTAAAGACAATTTCATATACATTCTTGATTTTAAAAACACAAAAAATTTAGACGATGAAAAATACATATTCCAAGTAAATTTTTATATGTATCTCTTAAAAGATTTTGGAAATGTAAAAGAAGCATACATTATCTCCACTAAAACAGGAGATATGCTAAAAATATCGTATAAAGAAGGATTTGAAGAGATGATAAAAAAAGCTATAGATAATTTTGAGAAGGTGGAAAAATGA
- a CDS encoding DUF445 domain-containing protein — protein sequence MFFDLPFLILLTIFVLTKFIFHSPLGILATGALVGYITNMLAIWMLFNPKRKILGIQGVIPRKKYEIAQNLSRVIEDEFINTESLKNFMKRNLDQLNFKDDIMRFIVGNFSKLLNEDTKNAILRYLSSKISIPLIPVDRIVSSVLDNVFKDIKVDLESKGSIYKMIEKNLTDGEYDIIKVLEKVFERIPFKDIVREKIENYTVDEMETVILRIAKRELRYIELLGIPLGILISVIQMI from the coding sequence ATGTTTTTTGATTTGCCTTTTTTGATACTTTTAACTATTTTTGTATTGACAAAATTTATTTTCCATTCTCCACTTGGAATTCTTGCAACAGGTGCATTGGTAGGATATATTACAAATATGCTTGCAATTTGGATGCTTTTTAACCCTAAAAGAAAAATTTTGGGAATTCAAGGGGTAATTCCAAGGAAAAAGTATGAGATTGCCCAAAATCTTTCAAGGGTGATAGAAGACGAATTTATTAATACTGAATCTCTTAAGAATTTCATGAAAAGAAATTTAGATCAATTGAATTTCAAAGATGACATTATGCGTTTTATTGTTGGAAATTTTTCAAAGCTTTTGAATGAAGATACAAAAAATGCTATTTTGCGATATTTATCTTCAAAAATAAGTATACCTTTAATACCTGTTGATAGGATTGTTTCTTCTGTTTTAGACAATGTTTTTAAGGATATAAAAGTAGATCTTGAAAGTAAAGGAAGTATATACAAAATGATTGAAAAGAATTTAACGGATGGAGAATATGATATAATAAAAGTGTTGGAAAAAGTCTTCGAAAGAATACCCTTTAAAGATATTGTAAGGGAAAAGATAGAAAATTACACAGTCGATGAGATGGAAACTGTAATTTTGAGGATAGCAAAGAGAGAGTTGCGGTATATAGAACTTTTAGGTATTCCACTTGGGATTTTAATAAGTGTTATACAAATGATTTAA